Genomic DNA from Cucumis melo cultivar AY chromosome 10, USDA_Cmelo_AY_1.0, whole genome shotgun sequence:
tcaattcatccctaaaatcatgccaaaaacaatacaataattaattattaggataaaaattaactaattaaGGAAAACTAAATTAAGAGATTCAATTGGAAGCAACGGAAAGTGATCTTAACAATCAACCGAAACGGAGATGCCACGCGAACAAATAGGGGACAAATCCAAAGAATAACTCACCCATTTGAAAACGAACGGAAGGTTGAAGACGAAACAAATGATTGAATACTTGAAGGAAGGCTGGTGGAATGCGATCTTAAAAGAAAACAGTGGAAAACGATCTTAAAACTCACCGAAACGGAGGAAAGAACGGAGATGACCGTGCGAATGAAAGTTTGAAGCAATAGAGATGctaattgaaaaattgaagCAACGAATATGCTAAAGGAACAAAGATATGAATGAAAGGAGATACACAACAAAATTCTAGAGTTTTCAAAAGTGAAGAAGTGAATGCAGAAGATGTGAAGTAGTTGCATGCAGAAGATGTGATATATTGTAGAAGGTGTTTATTTTCGTTgggaaaaattaaaatattcaagtgtgggtgcatagtttgtattaattatagggtatttgtgatATTTGTTACAATTGCATTTAGAAATCACATTTAAGACATTGTTCTCTCGttcattattatttaaaaattaactgttttgcaattttatcaatttaaaaatagaatttcaatttattgaaaataaacctctaattttactatttttatttttattgtaaaaataaaattggaaaGGGGACAAAAAGGGAAGATTTGAGTTGTAGTGAGGAGGTTAAAAGGGTAAATGAGACTTTGTCATTTTGAGATGAGGAAAGTTAATGAGATGAAGGTTTGAAagggagaagaaagaaagaaagaaagaaagaaagaaaagttaaTTATGTTGAACAATTCATTTTGTGTGGTATGTTTAATAAGTTATCTATgcgcatatatatatatatatatgtgtataaattaagaatattttttattttaggaagTTGTACGAACAATGCTCACCCTCTGCAACTCAAaccctctctctctccttcaAACTACATTCCCCTCCAAAAACACTATCACAACTCCAAACAACAAATTCTACACCCTAAAAATGGCCGCTGATTTCGATCGAGCCACTGAATTGAAGCAATTTGACCAAACCAAAGCCGGCGTCAAAGGCCTTCTCGACGCCGGCATCAATCAAATCCCTCGCATTTTCATCCACCCACCTGAAACTCTCTCCGACCTCAAACCAACCTCTAAATCACCATCTTCCTCTCCCCCCGTCCTCGTCCCCACCATAGACCTGGCCGCCCTCCACTCCCCCGACAACCGCTCCTCCATCGTCGATCACATCCGAGACGCCGCCTCCACCTTCGGATTCTTCCAAATCATCAACCATGGAGTTCCGCAAAAAGTGCTCGACGATATTCTCGATTCCATTAGGGCTTTTCACGAACTGCCAGCGGAGGCAAAATCGTCCTACTACCGGAGGGACGTTGAGACCGGAGTGTCGTACTTGTCGAACATCGATCTGTTTAAGGCAAAAGCGGCCAGTTGGAGAGATACGCTTCAGATAGGACTAGGACCGATGGCTGCAGCGTCGGAGAATATTCCGGCGATTTGCAGGAAGGCGGTGGCGGAgtgggcgaaggaaacggaaaGGTTGGGGTATTTATTAGAGGAATTGCTGTGTGAGGGATTAGGGCTGAGATCAGAGCGGCTTAAGGAGGCGACGTACGGAGAAGGGCGGATGATGGTGGGGCATTACTATCCGTACTGCCCACAGCCGGATCTGACGGTGGGGATAAAATCGCACACAGATCCTGGAGTTTTGACCGTTCTGCTGCAGGATCATATCGGCGGTTTGCAGATAAGGCACGGCGGTGGTTGGGTGGATGTTGAGCCCGTCCCCGGTGCTCTTGTTATCAATATCGGTGACTTGCTTCAGGTAACCTTAAAAAGATTGGCTGAGTTATTTTTGGCTATGttctctaaaaaaataataataatatattttttttattttaaaaaaaacataattcatTGCCCTCAATTACTGAAgcataaaaataattttggcTATGTTTTCTAAAAAGTTGTTTTAAATGAAGCAGAATctaaaaattttgttataaaaGTTGGTTTTATTTAAATGTGAAActgatttttattatt
This window encodes:
- the LOC103502535 gene encoding 1-aminocyclopropane-1-carboxylate oxidase homolog 1-like isoform X2 translates to MLTLCNSNPLSLLQTTFPSKNTITTPNNKFYTLKMAADFDRATELKQFDQTKAGVKGLLDAGINQIPRIFIHPPETLSDLKPTSKSPSSSPPVLVPTIDLAALHSPDNRSSIVDHIRDAASTFGFFQIINHGVPQKVLDDILDSIRAFHELPAEAKSSYYRRDVETGVSYLSNIDLFKAKAASWRDTLQIGLGPMAAASENIPAICRKAVAEWAKETERLGYLLEELLCEGLGLRSERLKEATYGEGRMMVGHYYPYCPQPDLTVGIKSHTDPGVLTVLLQDHIGGLQIRHGGGWVDVEPVPGALVINIGDLLQIASNDVYKSVEHRVLANGKPEARVSVAVFYNPRIRDNLYGPFPELISQDTPAVYQQFTYADYITRFFNKELDGKSLPNHYRV
- the LOC103502535 gene encoding 1-aminocyclopropane-1-carboxylate oxidase homolog 1-like isoform X1 — its product is MLTLCNSNPLSLLQTTFPSKNTITTPNNKFYTLKMAADFDRATELKQFDQTKAGVKGLLDAGINQIPRIFIHPPETLSDLKPTSKSPSSSPPVLVPTIDLAALHSPDNRSSIVDHIRDAASTFGFFQIINHGVPQKVLDDILDSIRAFHELPAEAKSSYYRRDVETGVSYLSNIDLFKAKAASWRDTLQIGLGPMAAASENIPAICRKAVAEWAKETERLGYLLEELLCEGLGLRSERLKEATYGEGRMMVGHYYPYCPQPDLTVGIKSHTDPGVLTVLLQDHIGGLQIRHGGGWVDVEPVPGALVINIGDLLQFWLQIASNDVYKSVEHRVLANGKPEARVSVAVFYNPRIRDNLYGPFPELISQDTPAVYQQFTYADYITRFFNKELDGKSLPNHYRV